In Nematostella vectensis chromosome 12, jaNemVect1.1, whole genome shotgun sequence, the genomic window ACGTGTTCCTTCTTGTCCTTGTTCTCACCTCGCCCGGAGGAAGGCTTCAACGTGATGTAATACGGGAGACTTGGGGATCCGCCTCACTAGCGCCCAGCACAAGATTTGTATTCGTTTTGGGCGGACAAAACGATTTGGACTCTGATGTTAGAAATGAGTTCTCGGTAAATAAGGATTTAATAATAGGATCATTTCCAGACACATATAGGAATCTAGTGCTCAAAGTGTTCGTCGCGTTGAATTGGGCGAGGACGCAGAATTGTACCTACGTACTTAAAGCCGATGATGATGTATACATCAATATACCGCGGCTTTTAAATTGGCTGCGAAATCCAAGTTTACCTGAGCCACTATATGCCGGTGAGGTTGTGGAAGGAAACCGGGTTTTACGTTGGCCCCCGTGGAGCAAATACCGTATACCCCGGGATGTGTATAATGAAGAAATTTATCCTCCTTACTGCCGTGGTGCGTTTTATGTGCTATCGCGTTCAGCGCTGCCGGGAATCATGCAAGAGGTCAATAAACACTCCACGTTATTACCAATGGAAGACGCGTATCTTGGCATTATGGCCCGATCTGCAAGTTTAAGCCCGGTTCAAATTCCGGGCTGTAAATCTTCGCGTAGTGTTAGATCTCAAATAGTAACTTGGAATGAGACCACTCTTCGGCATGTTATTTGCAGCGGTGATGCTTTTGACGAGAGCATTTTGCGCTACTTGACACAATTTCCGAGTACCAGGGCTTAAATTCAAGTCCCGAGTACCAATGATTTTGTGTTTTGCGAACATGTTTATGTTTATGGGACGTAACTTGAGACATTATATAAAGTACTGGTCTTATAGAAACCGCTAAATTTGATTACTACGGGCTCAACTTAGATCCTCTGCGATTCGAGTGTGCGGTGTATCCAAAAGTTTGTCAATCGTATCTCCACTTTGGTTCATTATTTCCGGTGAGTTATTAGCcacaatttatttttgttgtgaTATTGAAGGCTATTGAGCTGTAAATAATGTCGTCgcgtatcttgtcgtaccgtAAATATTAGAATTAATAAACACCTCTGATTAACTCATTATATATCCGGCGTGTAGGAAATAGAGCCTTACTTGCTCTTGCTCGCTGTATCTGCCACTGATAATCCGACCACaaaaattttgaattttacCTACGTTTTGTTTCGTTACACTTATTTTGTTACTTATGTATTTTATTAAATTGCAAAACTAATTAAATTAAAGTTACATGACAATTTATAGGTTGTTAATTTCACTTTTCACAAATTTCAAGATCCGGACTAGGGGGCGTGGCTACCTTCTGTAACTAGACGGGGTCTTTATCTAGATGGGCTACCCTCTGTGGCGGGGTGGACTAGGGGGTAGGCTACCCTCTGTGGTGGGGTGGACTAGGGGGTAGGCTACCTTCTGTAACTAGACGGGGTCTTTATCTAGATGAGCTACCCTCTGTGGGCAGCTACCCTCTGAGCTACCCTCTGTGGTGGGGTGGACTAGGGGGTAGGCTACCCtctgtgtgtgtgggggggtggACTAGGGGGTAGGCTACCCTCTGTGGCGGGGTGGACTAAGGGGTAGGCTACCCTCTGTGGCGGGGTGGACTAGGGGGTAGGCTACCCTCTATATCTAGAAAGGGCGGATTCAAAGGATATATTACTCTCTGTTGCAGGGTGGGCTAAGGGGTAGGCTACCCTCTGTGGCGGGGTGGACTAGGGGTAGGCTACCCTTTGTGGCGGGGTGGACTAGGGGGTAGGCTACCCTctgtgggggggggtggaCTAGGGGTAGGCTACCCTCTGTGGCGGGGTGGACTAGGGGGTAGGCTACCCTCTGTGGGGGGATGGACTAGGGGTAGGCTAGCCTCTGTGGCGGGGTGGACTAGGGGGTAGGCTACCCTCTGTGGCGGGGTGGACTAGGGGGTAGGCTACCCTCTGTGGCAGGGTGGACTAGGGGGTAGGCTACCCTCTGTGGCGGGGTGGGCTAGGGGGTAGGCTACCCTCTGTGGCGGGGTGGACTAGGGGGTAGGCTACCCTCTGTGGCGGGGTGGACTAGGGGGTAGGCTACCCTCTGTGGCGGGGTGGACTAGGGGGTAGGCTACCCTCTGTGGGGGGGTGGACTAGGGGGTAGGCTACCCTCTGTGGCGGGGTGGACTAGGGGGTAGGCTACCCTCTGTGGCGGGGTGGACTAGGGGGTAGGCTACCCTCTATATCTAGAAAGGATTCAAAGCATAGATTACTCTCTGTTGCAGGGTGGGCTAAGGGGTAGGCTACCCTCTGTGGCGGGGTGGACTAGGGGGTAGGCTACCCTCTGTTGTGGCGGGGTGGACTAGAGGGTAGGCTACCctctgtgggggggggggggggggtgggctaGGTGTAGGCTACCCTCTGTGGCGGGGTGGACTAGGGGGTAGGCTACCCTTTGTGGGGGTCGGACTAGGGGCGTGGCTACTCTCTATGGCGTATCTAGAAAGGGCGGATTCAAGGGGTAGGCTACCCTCTGTGGCGGGGTGGACTAGGGGTGGGCTCCCCTCTGTGGCGGGCTGGACTAGGGGTAGGTTACCCTCTGTGGTGGGGTGGACTAGGGGGTAGGTTACCCTCTGTGGCGTGGTGGACTAGGGGCGTGGCTACCCTCTGTATCCAGGTGGGGCACCTGTTGATGAGTTTTTTCTCAATGTGTAAACTTCAAGAAAATCATACatgatattttttcttgtaatttttgtgTTATAATACCCCTCATCTGTTTAACCCATTCTACTGCTTGAATAAACAACACCCTCAGATAGGCACCAATCTTAAATAAGTATAGCACCCCTACCAAAGAAACAGATAAGTCACTACAAACCCTTAGCAAGTCATTTTCGAATTCTGTTTGACAATGATTGTGGTCAATTGTAGCTTTGTTTTGTCCAATTTGGTTTGGTAAAGGCTCAGTTAACCCATGTTTAACCTGAAACTGTCCCCCaatttcctttttggaatacTCTATATATTCCAGGGCAATCACTACACTTATATCATGGATGGCTCTCTTCCTAAGCTGTACAATGCATGGTTTTGTCCTTTTGCTCAGAGGGCCTGGATTGCCATGCTGGCTAAGAAAGCTGAATTTGAATACATC contains:
- the LOC116603934 gene encoding beta-1,3-galactosyltransferase 4-like, with product MRLQLKFRWFVGILLTLVVLIPLRSLLLYENPPIAIGNMLYERVLAPSFGGHVFLLVLVLTSPGGRLQRDVIRETWGSASLAPSTRFVFVLGGQNDLDSDVRNEFSVNKDLIIGSFPDTYRNLVLKVFVALNWARTQNCTYVLKADDDVYINIPRLLNWLRNPSLPEPLYAGEVVEGNRVLRWPPWSKYRIPRDVYNEEIYPPYCRGAFYVLSRSALPGIMQEVNKHSTLLPMEDAYLGIMARSASLSPVQIPGCKSSRSVRSQIVTWNETTLRHVICSGDAFDESILRYLTQFPSTRA